Proteins encoded in a region of the Geoanaerobacter pelophilus genome:
- a CDS encoding LL-diaminopimelate aminotransferase: MAKINDHYLKLKAGYLFPEIGRRVREFSAANPQAKVIRLGIGDVTRPLAPAVLKAFHAAVDDLGTTDQFAGYGPEQGYDWLINAIIEKSYKPLGVSLKTEEMFISDGSKCDCANILDIFALDNVVAIGDPVYPVYNDTNVMIGRTGEADDKGYYQNIVYMPCNEANGFIPSLPTQKVDIIYLCFPNNPTGTVASKAELKKWVDYANANDAIIFFDAAYEAFITNPEIPHSIYEIEGAKKCAIEFRSFSKTAGFTGVRCGLVVVPEEVMGTTSTGEKYSFNKLWLRRTTTKFNGASYPVQRAAEAVYSDEGWKQTKEIIDYYMENARIIREGLTAAGVTCYGGVDAPYIWLKTPGGMSSWDFFDKLLNECNVVGTPGSGFGPSGEGFFRLSAFGHRENVIEAVERIKKNLK, from the coding sequence ATGGCAAAAATCAACGATCACTACCTTAAGTTAAAAGCTGGCTACCTGTTCCCGGAGATCGGCCGCCGCGTGCGCGAGTTCAGCGCTGCCAACCCACAAGCCAAGGTAATCCGGCTCGGTATCGGCGACGTCACCCGTCCGCTGGCCCCGGCTGTATTGAAGGCATTCCACGCAGCAGTGGACGATCTCGGCACCACCGACCAGTTTGCCGGTTACGGCCCGGAGCAGGGGTATGACTGGCTGATCAACGCCATCATCGAAAAGTCGTACAAGCCGCTCGGCGTCAGCTTAAAGACCGAGGAGATGTTCATCTCCGACGGCTCCAAATGCGACTGCGCCAACATCCTCGACATCTTTGCCCTGGACAACGTGGTGGCCATCGGCGACCCGGTCTACCCGGTGTACAACGACACCAACGTCATGATCGGCCGCACCGGCGAGGCAGACGACAAAGGGTACTACCAGAACATCGTCTACATGCCGTGCAACGAGGCCAACGGCTTCATCCCGTCGCTGCCGACCCAGAAGGTGGACATCATTTACCTCTGCTTCCCCAACAACCCGACCGGCACCGTGGCCAGCAAGGCTGAGCTGAAGAAGTGGGTCGATTACGCCAATGCCAATGACGCGATCATCTTCTTTGACGCTGCCTACGAGGCGTTCATCACCAACCCGGAGATCCCGCATTCCATCTACGAGATCGAAGGGGCCAAGAAGTGCGCCATCGAGTTCCGCTCCTTCTCCAAGACCGCCGGCTTCACCGGCGTCCGCTGCGGCCTGGTGGTCGTGCCGGAAGAGGTTATGGGCACCACCAGCACTGGCGAGAAGTACAGCTTCAACAAGCTCTGGCTGCGCCGCACCACCACCAAGTTTAACGGCGCCTCCTACCCGGTTCAGCGCGCTGCCGAAGCGGTCTACAGCGACGAAGGGTGGAAGCAGACCAAGGAGATCATCGACTACTACATGGAGAATGCCCGCATCATCCGCGAAGGGCTGACCGCAGCCGGCGTCACCTGCTACGGCGGCGTAGATGCTCCCTACATCTGGCTCAAGACCCCGGGCGGCATGAGCAGCTGGGACTTCTTCGACAAGCTCTTGAACGAATGCAACGTGGTCGGGACGCCGGGAAGCGGCTTCGGCCCCAGCGGCGAAGGGTTCTTCCGGCTGTCGGCCTTCGGCCATCGCGAAAATGTGATTGAGGCGGTGGAGAGGATCAAAAAGAATTTGAAATAG
- a CDS encoding nucleotidyltransferase domain-containing protein: protein MAIVSFSDIQQFAADVAREFSPEKVILFGSYAVGSAREESDVDLLVVMPGEDSGARVAADIITRLKPTLPVELIVRSSRQIRERLAMNDFFLREIVTTGKELYAAPHH, encoded by the coding sequence ATGGCTATAGTATCGTTCAGCGACATACAGCAGTTCGCAGCGGATGTGGCGCGCGAGTTTTCGCCCGAGAAGGTGATCCTGTTCGGTTCCTATGCCGTTGGCAGCGCCAGGGAAGAGTCGGATGTGGATCTGTTGGTGGTGATGCCGGGTGAGGATTCGGGAGCACGGGTTGCCGCAGATATAATCACCCGCCTGAAGCCGACCTTGCCGGTTGAACTCATAGTCCGCTCATCACGGCAGATCCGAGAACGCTTGGCCATGAACGATTTTTTCCTGCGGGAAATCGTAACCACGGGGAAGGAGCTGTATGCAGCCCCTCACCATTGA
- a CDS encoding HEPN domain-containing protein, with product MQPLTIEWIQKAEGDLATAHRELRARTAPNYDAACFHAQQCAEKYLKALLQETEKPFGKTHNLSLLLDLLKERYPTLELIRPTLAILNAYSVEYRYPGESADKEVARKAVKLAEEAKLAVLGEMSKK from the coding sequence ATGCAGCCCCTCACCATTGAGTGGATACAAAAGGCGGAGGGAGATCTGGCAACAGCGCATCGCGAGTTACGAGCCAGAACGGCTCCAAACTATGATGCTGCCTGCTTCCACGCCCAGCAATGCGCCGAGAAATATCTGAAAGCGTTGTTGCAAGAAACAGAAAAGCCCTTCGGTAAAACCCACAATCTTTCCTTGTTGCTTGATCTGTTGAAAGAGCGTTATCCAACCCTTGAATTGATAAGACCGACACTGGCAATCCTTAATGCCTATTCCGTTGAATACCGCTATCCGGGCGAATCAGCAGACAAAGAAGTTGCGCGCAAAGCAGTAAAGCTGGCGGAGGAAGCGAAACTGGCAGTATTGGGGGAGATGTCGAAGAAGTGA
- a CDS encoding AAA family ATPase, whose product MPHAKKLTLPKVRNVKLNRFSLYSLQPNIDISFPDGVFCLAGANGLGKSTFLAALNFGITGIVPTPHREFKSVDEYYKLGINFSKDFFTGRIAENDRDVTEICVTLQVGQSFFHVTRGIFEPSELRAYFTTDADGTVEYDGAGKSGTELHDQFQRDMTKAVGLESFSQFVFLQHFVFTFDESRHLLLWDDKVLNQVLYMCIGSDYQKAQEADKLRREAERAASRARNLNYQASNVRSRIESLIQATSSSQDKLTDVDLNKLELYHQSLTNEVDSLRKEAESKKKQLDDTTLMWMELSSQLSTLQNDYTNMFSRRLLGSQNIKSNPIITSSLNDNRCAVCGTEHEDSIGRILTKINSSHCPLCESSLENVANHTDYLKELQGIDASIQTIKTKLSDIVKGKERISSELLISTNKLETKEKELTDFEKANEQFVLNNKSKYSGIESALSKLNDEMAELISQKDKEYAKRDEKSKALLKLQKELQQAYIAAESQFVPLFGELASLFLGIELEIRMNVSSSIASPNLSLMLEMRGSARREEYQLSESQRFFLDIALRMAIARYVSSPGGEACLFIDTPEGSLDIAYESRAGQMIALFASTRHNVLMTANINSSQLLLRLAGDCRRDKMVLHKMTTWTELSDVQLSEERLFNKAYDEIEKALDGLNA is encoded by the coding sequence ATGCCTCATGCAAAAAAACTAACATTACCAAAAGTTCGCAATGTCAAACTGAACCGGTTCTCGCTTTATTCTCTTCAACCAAACATTGATATTTCATTTCCAGATGGGGTGTTTTGTTTGGCTGGAGCCAATGGATTGGGTAAGTCAACGTTCTTGGCTGCCTTGAACTTCGGCATTACTGGCATAGTGCCAACGCCCCATCGTGAATTCAAATCGGTGGATGAGTATTACAAGCTTGGCATCAATTTCAGCAAAGACTTTTTTACAGGCAGAATAGCTGAGAATGATAGAGATGTGACAGAAATCTGTGTGACCCTGCAAGTAGGTCAATCATTTTTCCATGTAACTCGGGGCATATTTGAGCCGAGTGAATTAAGAGCATATTTCACAACGGATGCAGATGGTACGGTAGAGTATGACGGTGCCGGGAAATCCGGAACAGAGCTGCATGACCAATTCCAGAGAGACATGACAAAAGCTGTCGGCTTAGAGTCCTTTTCCCAATTTGTTTTCTTACAGCATTTTGTCTTTACGTTCGATGAAAGCCGTCATCTTCTATTATGGGATGATAAGGTTCTTAACCAAGTCTTGTATATGTGCATCGGTTCTGATTACCAAAAGGCCCAGGAAGCTGACAAATTGCGTCGTGAAGCCGAACGTGCAGCCTCAAGAGCAAGAAACCTGAATTATCAAGCCTCCAATGTCAGGAGCAGGATAGAGTCGCTAATCCAGGCCACATCAAGTTCACAAGATAAATTGACCGATGTTGACCTGAACAAGCTTGAACTTTACCATCAATCTCTCACCAATGAAGTGGACAGCTTAAGGAAAGAAGCTGAATCAAAGAAAAAACAATTGGACGACACCACGTTGATGTGGATGGAGCTGAGTTCGCAATTATCTACCTTGCAAAATGATTATACGAATATGTTCTCCAGGCGCTTGCTTGGCAGCCAAAACATCAAGTCAAATCCAATAATCACCTCATCACTGAATGACAATAGATGCGCTGTATGTGGTACCGAACACGAGGATTCGATAGGCCGAATACTGACCAAAATAAATTCCAGCCATTGCCCGCTTTGTGAATCATCGTTGGAGAATGTTGCCAACCATACAGACTATCTCAAAGAGCTACAAGGCATAGATGCAAGCATACAGACAATAAAAACCAAACTAAGCGATATCGTCAAAGGTAAAGAACGCATCTCATCCGAATTGCTGATATCAACCAATAAACTTGAAACAAAAGAAAAAGAACTTACCGACTTCGAAAAAGCAAACGAACAATTCGTATTGAACAACAAGTCGAAGTATTCTGGCATAGAATCAGCTCTGAGTAAGTTAAACGATGAAATGGCCGAGCTAATCAGCCAAAAAGACAAGGAATATGCAAAACGTGACGAAAAATCCAAGGCCCTCCTGAAGCTCCAAAAGGAACTTCAGCAAGCTTACATCGCTGCCGAGTCTCAGTTTGTCCCTCTGTTCGGAGAACTTGCATCGTTGTTCCTCGGCATTGAGCTTGAAATCAGGATGAATGTCAGTTCATCCATAGCTTCTCCAAACCTGTCACTTATGCTGGAAATGCGGGGGTCAGCACGCAGAGAAGAGTACCAATTGTCTGAAAGCCAAAGGTTCTTTCTCGACATTGCCCTTAGAATGGCAATCGCAAGATATGTATCAAGTCCAGGGGGCGAAGCTTGTCTATTTATAGACACGCCTGAAGGTTCTTTGGATATCGCATATGAAAGTAGAGCCGGGCAAATGATAGCACTATTTGCAAGCACTAGACACAATGTGCTGATGACTGCAAATATCAACAGTTCACAGCTCCTTCTTCGATTGGCCGGTGATTGCAGAAGAGACAAGATGGTTCTTCACAAGATGACGACATGGACAGAGCTATCCGATGTTCAGCTGTCTGAAGAGAGATTATTCAATAAAGCCTACGATGAAATAGAAAAGGCATTGGATGGCCTCAATGCCTAA
- a CDS encoding DNA methyltransferase, producing MPLNAMSFVPNQVSLSALDNTDMPRHRWYHFKEAFSPNLVNYALEDAQCDKSKDLIVDPFSGSGTVAVTSTLNGYKAIGFEVNPFLAFVSATKLTQCKPDTISKQLRTIIANIRRGEVSPLEHFSTFSETSNAEKWLFNKQVLRAFEGGWLSTGNMYKPVRDLARLCLIGAAMDVCNATKDGKCLRYRKDWQERSFGVSDFVDAFEKRIQEVIHDIEICPIDKDIESSIKIGDSRKMTSGIFQKQKFKLCVMSPPYLNSFDYTDVYRPELFLGRFVLNNEQLQILRHNTLRSHVQVKWAEPHEEYFGRHFFESFQELNARKGSLWNNRIPSMVQAYFEDMKKILVNLKLMAKKDASVWIVVSTSAYAGVELPVDLIIADIATQVGWFLRDIKVIRYLKRVSCQQWDELSKRKEQRPHLRESIIILDTNPKKMHI from the coding sequence ATGCCGTTGAATGCGATGTCATTTGTACCAAATCAAGTCAGTCTGAGTGCGCTTGATAATACTGATATGCCAAGGCATAGATGGTATCATTTCAAAGAAGCATTCTCACCGAACCTGGTTAATTATGCTTTAGAAGATGCCCAATGTGATAAATCAAAAGACCTCATCGTTGACCCGTTCAGTGGAAGTGGCACAGTTGCGGTTACATCTACTTTGAATGGTTATAAAGCCATTGGATTCGAAGTTAATCCATTTCTTGCCTTTGTGTCAGCCACAAAATTGACCCAATGTAAACCGGACACCATCAGTAAACAGCTCCGCACCATTATTGCCAATATACGGCGCGGTGAAGTCTCTCCGCTTGAGCATTTTTCTACCTTTTCGGAAACCAGCAACGCAGAAAAGTGGTTGTTCAACAAACAGGTATTACGAGCTTTCGAAGGCGGGTGGCTTTCGACGGGCAACATGTATAAACCGGTTCGCGACTTAGCACGGCTTTGCCTGATTGGTGCCGCAATGGATGTCTGTAATGCGACTAAGGACGGGAAGTGCCTTAGATATCGTAAGGATTGGCAAGAACGCTCCTTTGGGGTCTCAGACTTCGTTGATGCCTTTGAAAAGAGGATACAAGAAGTTATCCATGATATTGAAATATGTCCTATCGACAAGGATATCGAATCATCGATAAAAATCGGTGATTCACGGAAAATGACTTCTGGTATTTTCCAAAAGCAAAAGTTTAAACTCTGCGTAATGTCCCCGCCTTATCTCAACTCTTTTGACTACACTGATGTATATCGGCCGGAATTGTTTTTAGGCCGTTTCGTGTTGAACAATGAACAGCTGCAGATACTACGTCATAATACCCTGCGTTCCCATGTCCAGGTAAAATGGGCTGAACCGCACGAGGAGTATTTTGGCAGGCATTTTTTCGAAAGTTTTCAAGAACTGAACGCGAGAAAAGGAAGTCTTTGGAATAATCGTATACCTTCAATGGTACAAGCCTATTTCGAAGACATGAAGAAAATCCTCGTAAATTTAAAGTTGATGGCAAAAAAGGACGCTAGCGTATGGATTGTCGTCTCTACATCCGCATACGCTGGTGTTGAACTGCCTGTAGATTTGATAATAGCTGATATAGCTACTCAGGTAGGATGGTTCTTAAGAGACATCAAGGTAATCCGTTACTTGAAACGGGTATCCTGTCAGCAATGGGATGAGCTTTCCAAAAGAAAAGAACAGAGACCACACTTGCGAGAAAGCATTATAATCTTGGACACGAACCCCAAAAAGATGCATATATAG
- a CDS encoding ATP-binding protein produces the protein MIASTAELIAVLRRYNPWWSGGRFADLPPWRRAAFKEISDWMQAPPAGRALLLSGARQIGKTTLFLQSIDQLIQQGVPPTNILYATFDHPLLKLIGLDGLLQLWREFEPGRDGIEYLFLDEIQATKDWQVWLKHQVDFEKRRRIAVTGSATPLETEHLESGVGRWHTVRLATLSFYEYLQIRQDPIPELPAVSSLIELFDRPANWFARIGEEARPLTGLFHEYLLRGGFPQSSLVSSISMAQKLLREDIVDKVLKRDMTALFGVRRVLELEQTFLYLCLHDGGLLDIQALCGNLEVKKATANNFIDLLEATHLIYRLRPFGYGKEILRGRVKVYLADAAIAPGVMLKGKELLEDTVQLGQAVETAFFKHVFSRYYQRSMAFSYWRGKKDQEVDIIADTGKRLVPFEVKYRGKNVEITELKGLIQFCQERKVNRGYVITKDAADFGVLQLPGGEQARALKIPAPLACYWLGRSELDDLQGLEA, from the coding sequence TCCGGTGGGCGTTTTGCCGATCTCCCTCCTTGGCGCCGGGCAGCGTTCAAGGAAATCAGCGATTGGATGCAGGCACCTCCCGCAGGCCGCGCACTACTCCTTTCGGGAGCCCGGCAAATAGGTAAAACCACCCTGTTCCTCCAGTCAATCGACCAGCTTATCCAACAGGGCGTTCCACCAACCAATATCCTCTACGCAACATTCGATCATCCGCTGCTCAAGTTGATTGGCCTGGACGGGTTACTGCAGCTCTGGCGCGAGTTCGAGCCGGGTCGCGACGGGATCGAATACCTCTTTCTCGACGAAATCCAGGCGACCAAGGACTGGCAGGTTTGGCTCAAACATCAGGTTGACTTCGAGAAGCGTCGGCGCATTGCAGTTACCGGTTCTGCCACGCCGCTGGAAACCGAGCACCTCGAATCCGGTGTGGGCCGTTGGCACACTGTCCGGCTGGCAACCCTCTCCTTTTACGAATACCTGCAAATCCGCCAGGATCCGATTCCCGAACTTCCGGCAGTTTCTTCCCTGATTGAACTATTCGACAGGCCCGCAAACTGGTTCGCCCGCATTGGCGAAGAAGCCAGGCCGCTCACCGGTTTGTTCCATGAGTATCTACTGCGGGGCGGTTTTCCCCAGAGCTCACTGGTCAGTAGTATCTCTATGGCACAGAAGCTTTTGCGTGAAGATATTGTCGATAAGGTGCTCAAACGGGATATGACCGCACTGTTCGGCGTCAGACGGGTACTTGAGCTAGAGCAGACCTTTCTTTATCTCTGTCTGCACGATGGCGGGCTGCTGGACATCCAGGCGCTTTGCGGCAACCTGGAGGTCAAGAAGGCAACAGCTAACAACTTCATCGACCTTCTGGAAGCAACTCACCTGATCTATCGTTTGCGCCCATTCGGTTACGGCAAGGAGATCCTGCGTGGCCGGGTCAAAGTCTACCTGGCTGATGCCGCCATCGCACCGGGTGTCATGCTCAAGGGAAAAGAACTGCTCGAGGATACCGTTCAACTCGGCCAAGCAGTGGAAACCGCTTTCTTCAAGCATGTCTTCAGCCGCTACTACCAACGGAGCATGGCGTTCTCCTACTGGCGGGGGAAGAAGGATCAGGAGGTTGACATTATTGCCGATACTGGCAAGCGGCTGGTCCCCTTCGAGGTGAAGTACCGTGGGAAGAACGTCGAAATTACCGAGCTGAAGGGGCTGATCCAGTTCTGTCAAGAGCGCAAGGTCAACCGGGGGTATGTGATTACCAAGGATGCCGCCGATTTCGGAGTGCTGCAGCTGCCAGGAGGTGAGCAGGCGCGGGCACTTAAAATACCGGCACCGTTAGCCTGCTACTGGCTCGGGCGTTCGGAGTTGGATGACCTGCAGGGGCTGGAGGCATAG